One window from the genome of Haloprofundus halobius encodes:
- a CDS encoding DUF63 family protein: protein MQVLPEGFALPPLPYLLALVVGLSAVSYVLYRRGPELTDRHVLALAPWMVTGSALHVAYALGVLPPVLEPLMGTPSVYLSVAVVAGGVWVVADSVNWPVPSALAATGVVAAIPAVGLPVASALSSGSFRPFWSTVAFVVSVVLGAAAWAALRAVRPETAVTRWAGALAVFGHTLDGVSTAVGLDVLPFGERTPLSRLIFEFAAELPTADLIGSGWLFVAVKLLLAGVVVTLMAEYVHEEPSEGFLLLALVAAVGLGPGVHNLILFAVA from the coding sequence ATGCAGGTGTTGCCCGAGGGGTTCGCGCTGCCGCCGCTGCCGTACCTCCTCGCGCTCGTCGTCGGGCTCTCTGCCGTCAGTTACGTGCTGTACCGCCGCGGACCCGAACTCACCGACCGCCACGTGCTCGCGCTCGCGCCGTGGATGGTCACCGGGTCTGCGCTCCACGTCGCCTACGCGCTCGGAGTACTTCCTCCGGTACTCGAACCGCTGATGGGGACGCCGTCGGTGTACCTCTCCGTCGCCGTCGTCGCCGGCGGCGTCTGGGTCGTCGCCGACTCGGTGAACTGGCCAGTTCCGTCGGCGCTCGCGGCCACGGGCGTCGTCGCGGCGATTCCCGCCGTCGGTCTTCCGGTGGCGTCGGCGCTCTCGTCGGGGTCGTTCCGCCCGTTCTGGTCGACCGTCGCGTTCGTCGTCTCCGTCGTTCTCGGCGCGGCGGCGTGGGCCGCGCTGAGAGCCGTGCGTCCGGAGACGGCCGTCACCCGGTGGGCCGGTGCGCTCGCGGTGTTCGGCCACACCCTCGACGGCGTCTCGACGGCCGTCGGTCTCGACGTGCTCCCGTTCGGCGAACGGACGCCGCTGTCCCGACTCATCTTCGAGTTCGCCGCCGAACTGCCGACGGCCGACCTTATCGGGTCGGGGTGGCTGTTCGTCGCGGTGAAACTGCTTCTCGCCGGCGTCGTCGTCACGCTCATGGCCGAGTACGTCCACGAGGAACCGAGTGAAGGCTTTCTGCTGCTGGCGCTCGTCGCGGCCGTCGGGTTAGGGCCGGGCGTCCACAACCTCATCCTCTTCGCCGTCGCCTGA
- a CDS encoding carbohydrate kinase family protein, whose amino-acid sequence MPCVICAGHVNWDVTLRVDRLPEPDGEAAIEAQSGAGGGSAANVASGLAGLDIDADIFGSVGFDDHGADVEAELADTGVDCETLVRTDGPTAVKYLVVAADGRVMVLGRDGVNEAFSASDLPPKRLAGADHLHLTSHDPETAATLVERAHAEDVPVSFDPGRRVGDRGFEGALDGADVVFLNDREAAAALDADLSPDDRTLVLKHGPRGAEVRTPTETYTHPGFAVDTVDTTGAGDAFAAGFLASRLDGDGYDRALAVANACGALAASSLGARTSLGWDAVDRLLADD is encoded by the coding sequence ATGCCCTGCGTCATCTGCGCCGGCCACGTCAACTGGGACGTGACGCTCCGCGTCGACCGCCTCCCGGAACCGGACGGCGAAGCGGCCATCGAGGCACAGTCCGGCGCGGGCGGCGGCAGCGCCGCGAACGTCGCCAGCGGCCTCGCCGGCCTCGACATCGACGCGGACATCTTCGGGAGCGTCGGCTTCGACGACCACGGCGCGGACGTCGAAGCCGAACTCGCCGACACGGGCGTCGACTGCGAGACGCTGGTGCGGACCGACGGCCCCACGGCGGTGAAATATCTCGTCGTCGCCGCCGACGGGCGGGTGATGGTGCTCGGCCGCGACGGCGTCAACGAAGCGTTTTCCGCTTCCGACCTCCCGCCGAAGCGACTCGCCGGGGCGGACCACCTCCACCTGACGAGTCATGACCCGGAGACGGCCGCGACGCTCGTCGAGCGGGCGCACGCGGAGGACGTTCCGGTCAGTTTCGACCCGGGGCGTCGCGTCGGCGACAGAGGGTTCGAGGGCGCGCTCGACGGGGCCGACGTGGTGTTCCTCAACGACCGCGAGGCGGCGGCGGCGCTCGACGCCGACCTCTCGCCGGACGACCGGACGCTCGTGTTGAAACACGGGCCGCGCGGCGCGGAGGTCCGAACACCCACCGAGACGTACACACATCCGGGGTTCGCCGTCGACACCGTCGACACGACCGGCGCGGGCGACGCCTTCGCCGCCGGATTTCTCGCGAGTCGCCTCGACGGCGACGGCTACGACCGAGCGCTCGCCGTCGCCAACGCCTGCGGTGCGCTCGCAGCGTCGTCGCTCGGCGCACGAACCTCGCTCGGCTGGGACGCCGTCGACCGACTGCTCGCCGACGACTGA
- a CDS encoding DUF7509 family protein produces MRDRLLDTLSPTKYRRFLVYLMGPYKAHRGEDSEMFAFLERLRDDLREVGFNAFLATDADIDLDEMDAGTQSLRFARASNAVVFVVPGDGQNLGVGIEVGAVLEDMSDHAHERVLFVHEAGVRSAMIRAVADRWDATVRSYDDEADLVDGIRLFARDVMRREGDGSLPFPPEE; encoded by the coding sequence ATGCGCGACCGCCTCCTCGACACCCTCTCGCCGACGAAATACCGGCGCTTTCTCGTCTACCTGATGGGGCCGTACAAGGCCCACCGCGGCGAGGACAGCGAGATGTTCGCCTTCCTCGAACGCCTGCGCGACGACCTCAGGGAAGTTGGATTCAACGCGTTCCTCGCCACCGACGCGGACATCGACTTAGACGAGATGGACGCCGGGACACAGTCGCTGCGCTTCGCCCGCGCCAGCAACGCCGTCGTCTTCGTCGTCCCCGGCGACGGGCAGAACCTCGGCGTGGGTATCGAAGTCGGGGCGGTGCTAGAGGACATGTCCGACCACGCGCACGAGCGGGTGCTGTTCGTCCACGAGGCGGGCGTCAGAAGTGCGATGATCCGCGCCGTCGCCGACCGGTGGGACGCGACGGTTCGGTCGTACGACGACGAGGCGGACCTCGTCGACGGGATTCGGCTGTTCGCCCGCGACGTGATGCGCCGCGAGGGCGACGGGAGTTTGCCGTTCCCGCCCGAGGAGTGA
- a CDS encoding winged helix-turn-helix domain-containing protein has product MSKAEHPNIPELPEDGVLTLSEYLAMQRAIGEETRYRVLAELLREGELSASELAESLDSPSNRLHYHLDKLVDVGLVANRKRRERGTDGLYSYYVATALGEAIMTHGVSELIAEERELLQRYG; this is encoded by the coding sequence ATGTCCAAAGCCGAACACCCCAACATCCCCGAACTCCCCGAGGACGGCGTCCTCACGCTGAGCGAGTACCTCGCGATGCAGCGCGCCATCGGCGAGGAGACGCGCTACCGCGTGCTCGCCGAACTGCTGCGTGAGGGCGAACTGAGCGCGAGCGAGTTGGCCGAGAGCCTCGACAGCCCCTCGAACCGCCTGCACTACCATCTCGACAAACTCGTCGACGTGGGGCTGGTGGCCAACCGAAAGCGCCGCGAGCGCGGAACAGACGGCCTCTACTCGTACTACGTCGCAACGGCGCTCGGCGAGGCCATCATGACTCACGGCGTGAGCGAACTCATCGCCGAGGAGCGCGAGTTGCTGCAGCGGTACGGCTGA
- a CDS encoding nucleoside phosphorylase — MAKQPHLLVEEGDVHDIALVPGDPGRVDRIATQCENVEEVSQNREYKIVNAEYEGVPLTICSTGIGCPSAAIAVEELSRVGVDTVIRVGTIGALQEHVEIGDMIVATGAAKEEGTSKRYESAVYPAVPDYEILTALVDSAEENGEDVHVGPIVSDDAFYNESDEYVEEWNAANLLAIEMEAATVFSLARRKGMRAGAICTVDGNLVKGTQKGADSDEELPEKAKNNVERAIGLTLDAVVSLYA; from the coding sequence ATGGCAAAACAGCCGCACCTGCTCGTCGAGGAGGGAGACGTACACGACATCGCGCTCGTACCCGGCGACCCGGGGCGCGTCGACAGAATCGCAACGCAGTGCGAGAACGTCGAGGAGGTCTCGCAGAACCGCGAGTACAAGATCGTCAACGCCGAGTACGAGGGCGTTCCGCTCACTATCTGTTCGACCGGCATCGGCTGTCCCTCCGCCGCCATCGCCGTCGAGGAACTCTCGCGCGTCGGCGTCGACACGGTGATCCGCGTCGGTACCATCGGCGCGCTGCAGGAGCACGTCGAAATCGGCGACATGATCGTCGCGACGGGCGCGGCCAAGGAGGAGGGAACCTCGAAACGCTATGAGTCGGCGGTGTACCCCGCGGTGCCGGACTACGAGATTCTGACGGCGCTCGTCGACTCCGCCGAGGAAAACGGCGAAGACGTCCACGTCGGCCCCATCGTCTCCGACGACGCGTTCTACAACGAGTCCGACGAGTACGTCGAGGAGTGGAACGCGGCGAACCTGCTCGCCATCGAGATGGAGGCGGCCACCGTCTTCTCGCTCGCCCGCCGCAAGGGAATGCGCGCCGGTGCCATCTGTACTGTCGACGGTAACCTCGTGAAAGGCACACAGAAAGGTGCCGACTCCGACGAGGAACTGCCGGAGAAGGCGAAGAACAACGTCGAGCGGGCTATCGGTCTCACGCTCGATGCAGTCGTTTCGCTGTACGCGTGA
- a CDS encoding NAD-binding protein, whose protein sequence is MEVNRERLGARLAVALTFAAAMLSIITGVAGFGILGLDVPRIDGPLAAYVPAFVQQAAAFTGAFTGFLLLTSVFALRNGRRIGWYTAVLLLPLSAAQGLLQSSPLAYPLVVLSLLALFVVLANYRHFEKPTELTTTQQAALAAIALAQLYGTVGTYALRDEFGSVDTLVDAFYFTLVTASTVGYGDVTPASQAGKLFVVSVLLTGTASFAVALGALLTPAIEARFARALGRMTDTQLSLLEDHVLVLGYGDLTEPIIEELQERTEFLVVTPDPARAQELTERDIPVLTADPSDEEPLAKAGVADARAVVVATNDDAQDALAILTARQMNPDVTIVAAAAQRRNIPKLKRAGADTVISPAALGGHLLAASALGGEGAEDIADSVLHDRSVEP, encoded by the coding sequence ATGGAGGTGAATCGGGAGCGACTCGGGGCGCGACTCGCCGTCGCGCTCACGTTCGCGGCGGCGATGCTGTCGATTATCACCGGCGTCGCCGGGTTCGGCATCCTCGGTCTCGACGTGCCGAGAATCGACGGCCCGCTCGCGGCGTACGTCCCGGCGTTCGTCCAACAGGCGGCCGCGTTCACCGGCGCGTTCACCGGCTTTCTCCTGTTGACGAGCGTGTTCGCGCTCCGCAACGGCCGCCGAATCGGGTGGTACACCGCGGTTCTCCTGCTCCCGCTCTCGGCCGCACAGGGGCTGTTACAGTCGAGCCCGCTCGCGTACCCGCTCGTCGTCCTCTCGCTTCTGGCGCTGTTCGTGGTGCTGGCGAACTACCGGCATTTCGAAAAGCCCACCGAGTTGACGACGACGCAGCAGGCGGCGCTGGCGGCTATCGCCCTCGCGCAACTGTACGGCACGGTCGGCACGTACGCCCTCCGAGACGAGTTCGGCAGCGTCGACACCCTCGTCGACGCGTTCTACTTCACGCTCGTCACCGCCAGCACCGTCGGGTACGGCGACGTGACCCCGGCGAGTCAGGCCGGGAAACTGTTCGTCGTCTCGGTGCTTCTCACCGGAACGGCGAGTTTCGCCGTCGCCCTCGGGGCGCTTTTGACGCCGGCCATCGAAGCTCGATTCGCCAGAGCGCTCGGACGCATGACAGACACACAGCTCTCACTCCTCGAAGACCACGTTCTCGTTCTCGGCTACGGGGACCTGACTGAACCGATTATCGAAGAACTGCAGGAAAGAACCGAGTTCCTCGTCGTGACACCCGACCCCGCCCGCGCACAGGAACTCACAGAGCGGGACATCCCCGTCCTCACCGCCGACCCGAGCGACGAGGAACCGCTTGCCAAAGCGGGCGTCGCCGACGCGCGCGCCGTCGTCGTCGCGACGAACGACGACGCCCAGGACGCGCTGGCGATTCTCACCGCCCGGCAGATGAACCCCGACGTGACCATCGTCGCGGCCGCCGCCCAGCGTCGGAACATCCCGAAACTGAAGCGAGCGGGCGCGGACACGGTCATCAGCCCCGCCGCGCTCGGCGGCCACCTGTTGGCGGCATCCGCACTCGGCGGCGAAGGAGCGGAAGACATCGCCGACAGCGTACTCCACGACCGTTCGGTCGAACCCTGA
- a CDS encoding potassium channel family protein: MEQSIPVEVLRGLYLGVLTGIIPALVSAGLGFVFKYFTGVSIPGFGVVVLALGIAGANGGLLALTDDSLTEGQHGVALTIAILVVLMLSLYAHAQGDKLGSTLPKRITFKSLRERTLSGDVVELVGGRRRVTVTVAGEVDDIEGYPPLSPALRTELGNDEWEFPADVPVSELETRLAERLRTDFDLAEVTVTLDENARATLAAAPPVGGLSKRLSPGQRAVSVQTLVPTGVARGESVTLRTPDRSVDGTVVAVRAADSASTGPATTPNAADDEAEANADDEGEVEPTVAPAAPVAVGGEGRLTVAVDRPDAEALLSVDAPQVVVRSRGTRREFELTTLLRRAGRRVQRLTVRTDGSLDGTTLGEASVRDAYDVAVLAVRRDRWRFAPRGDTQLAAGDELFVVGTPAALSAFTEVAT; the protein is encoded by the coding sequence ATGGAGCAGTCGATACCGGTCGAGGTGCTGCGTGGCCTCTATCTCGGCGTTCTCACGGGAATCATCCCCGCGCTCGTCTCCGCGGGCCTCGGCTTCGTCTTCAAGTACTTCACGGGCGTCTCCATTCCCGGGTTCGGTGTCGTCGTGCTCGCGCTCGGTATCGCGGGCGCGAACGGCGGCCTGCTGGCGCTGACCGACGATAGCCTCACCGAGGGGCAGCACGGTGTCGCGCTTACCATCGCCATCCTCGTCGTGCTGATGCTGTCGCTGTACGCGCACGCGCAGGGGGACAAACTCGGCAGCACGCTCCCGAAGCGAATCACGTTCAAGTCGCTCCGCGAGCGGACGCTCTCGGGCGACGTGGTCGAACTCGTCGGCGGCCGCCGCCGGGTGACGGTGACCGTCGCGGGCGAGGTCGACGACATCGAGGGGTACCCGCCGCTTTCGCCTGCGCTCCGCACGGAACTCGGAAACGACGAGTGGGAGTTCCCGGCTGACGTCCCCGTCTCGGAACTCGAAACCCGTCTCGCCGAACGGCTGCGGACCGACTTCGACCTCGCGGAGGTGACGGTGACGCTCGACGAGAACGCCCGCGCGACGCTCGCGGCCGCCCCGCCGGTGGGCGGCCTCTCCAAGCGCCTCTCGCCGGGGCAGCGCGCCGTCTCCGTCCAGACGCTCGTCCCGACGGGCGTCGCCCGGGGGGAGTCGGTGACGCTTCGGACACCCGACCGGAGCGTCGACGGGACAGTCGTCGCAGTGAGAGCCGCCGACTCGGCGTCGACAGGTCCGGCGACGACGCCGAACGCTGCGGACGACGAGGCTGAAGCGAACGCAGACGACGAGGGCGAGGTGGAACCGACCGTCGCCCCGGCCGCCCCTGTCGCCGTGGGCGGAGAGGGCCGACTCACCGTCGCCGTCGACCGCCCGGACGCCGAGGCGCTACTCTCGGTGGACGCCCCGCAGGTGGTCGTCCGCTCGCGCGGAACGCGCCGCGAGTTCGAGTTGACGACGCTGCTGCGCCGCGCCGGACGGCGCGTCCAGCGACTGACGGTCCGCACCGACGGCTCACTCGACGGGACGACGCTCGGCGAGGCGAGCGTCCGCGACGCCTACGACGTAGCCGTCCTCGCGGTCCGCCGCGACCGGTGGCGGTTCGCTCCTCGCGGCGACACGCAACTGGCGGCGGGCGACGAACTGTTCGTCGTCGGGACGCCCGCGGCGCTCTCGGCGTTCACGGAGGTGGCCACGTGA
- a CDS encoding potassium transporter TrkA, translating to MTGVTASPSSVLATLQSGGDNLVGDALYIVAFALTATVVAAAGAFGYRWYFRERPPRGLTVLLGLSAVVLYLNTAKLSDFAAGGNGGDDLFLVGNVLFNLGALAAATVGAPVGAQLGDALATNAFAFSGVRELEDEVSRVVRSVGRVISVTLPEEIEDMAEYDPVADTTKETLAGKTLLFPRRLTVAELRERLVARLREDYGVGHVDVDLTEAGEVEYLALGSRLAGIGPTLAPGGVAIAVRGDPSFDASPGDTVQVWRSGDGEGPNRVLTGELRATADDVATLAIDEAEVDRLDAERSYRLVTLPVDPAADRQFAALLRTAEETMGVVTVAETDSGSHATVGDLATTVVAVRSTTGSVEAIPPRSRPLETGDTLYVIARPDELRRLERTIGTATDVASDD from the coding sequence GTGACGGGCGTCACCGCGTCGCCGTCCTCCGTGCTGGCGACGCTGCAAAGCGGTGGGGACAATCTCGTCGGCGACGCGCTCTACATTGTCGCGTTCGCGCTCACCGCCACCGTCGTCGCCGCCGCCGGGGCGTTCGGCTACCGCTGGTACTTTCGGGAGCGACCGCCGCGGGGACTCACCGTCCTGCTCGGGCTGTCGGCCGTGGTGCTCTACCTCAACACAGCCAAACTGAGCGACTTCGCCGCCGGCGGGAACGGCGGCGACGACCTCTTTCTCGTGGGGAACGTGCTGTTCAACCTCGGCGCGCTCGCCGCCGCCACCGTCGGCGCGCCCGTCGGCGCGCAACTCGGCGACGCGCTCGCGACGAACGCGTTCGCGTTCTCGGGCGTCCGCGAACTCGAAGACGAGGTGAGCCGCGTCGTCCGCTCGGTCGGCCGCGTCATCTCGGTGACGCTCCCCGAGGAGATCGAGGACATGGCCGAGTACGACCCGGTCGCCGACACGACGAAGGAGACACTCGCCGGGAAGACGCTCCTGTTCCCCCGACGGCTCACGGTCGCGGAACTCCGCGAACGACTCGTCGCGCGCCTCCGCGAGGACTACGGCGTCGGCCACGTCGACGTCGACCTGACCGAAGCGGGCGAAGTCGAGTATCTCGCGCTCGGCAGTCGCCTCGCCGGTATCGGGCCGACGCTCGCGCCCGGCGGCGTCGCCATCGCGGTCCGTGGCGACCCCTCGTTCGACGCGAGTCCGGGTGACACCGTGCAGGTGTGGCGCTCCGGTGACGGGGAGGGACCGAACCGAGTGCTGACCGGCGAACTTCGCGCGACGGCCGACGACGTGGCGACGCTCGCTATCGACGAGGCGGAGGTCGACCGACTCGACGCCGAGCGCTCGTATCGCCTCGTCACGCTTCCGGTCGACCCCGCGGCCGACCGCCAGTTCGCGGCGCTGCTCCGGACCGCCGAGGAGACGATGGGCGTCGTCACTGTCGCCGAGACGGACTCCGGGTCGCACGCGACGGTCGGCGACCTCGCGACGACCGTCGTCGCCGTCCGCTCGACGACCGGGTCGGTGGAGGCCATCCCGCCGCGGTCGCGGCCGCTCGAAACGGGCGACACGCTCTACGTTATCGCGCGTCCGGACGAACTGCGCCGCCTCGAACGCACTATCGGGACGGCGACCGACGTGGCGAGCGACGACTGA
- a CDS encoding ubiquitin-like small modifier protein 1 has product MQWKLFADLAETAGGRTVSVDADCETVGDALDALLSARPALEARVLDDDGEVRDHINVLRNGENVSTSEGLDTPVADGDELALFPPVSGG; this is encoded by the coding sequence ATGCAGTGGAAGCTCTTTGCGGACCTCGCGGAGACGGCCGGGGGTCGGACCGTCTCGGTCGACGCCGACTGTGAGACGGTCGGCGACGCACTCGACGCGCTGCTCTCGGCGCGTCCGGCGCTCGAAGCGCGCGTCCTCGACGACGACGGGGAGGTGCGCGACCACATCAACGTCCTCCGAAACGGCGAGAACGTGTCTACGAGCGAGGGTCTCGACACGCCCGTCGCCGACGGCGACGAACTCGCGCTGTTCCCGCCGGTCAGCGGCGGCTGA
- a CDS encoding ubiquinol-cytochrome c reductase iron-sulfur subunit, whose protein sequence is MSDSDKYPAESGRRRFVKGVVGGATLAGVGALGTTTINAATSASGAGGGSTQAYAIENIAGPAPRGMPQIPVEIDDDGNIRGIWPEVKTVEQNGVEVEIAEMQLGGTTYSSEWFQYCGVESYEGLSPSYESDNYFLSDSAPPYSWQQESKSEGDQINISDFEDYESWGNGIGQAGIGKPASATWRSEDAEDVIPVQMIRSTRIEEAAQNNQWLQASTSQGVIAWLNKCTHFCCVPGYKTTGSSATFGGADAVYCQCHQSVYDPFSVVETLFVARPRPE, encoded by the coding sequence ATGAGCGACAGCGACAAGTACCCCGCCGAATCCGGGCGGCGTCGGTTCGTGAAAGGCGTCGTCGGCGGCGCTACTCTCGCGGGCGTGGGGGCCCTCGGGACCACGACCATCAACGCCGCGACGAGCGCTTCGGGTGCGGGTGGCGGGTCGACGCAGGCGTACGCTATCGAGAACATCGCGGGACCGGCACCGCGCGGGATGCCACAGATTCCCGTCGAAATCGACGACGACGGCAATATCAGGGGTATCTGGCCCGAGGTGAAGACCGTCGAACAGAACGGAGTCGAAGTAGAGATCGCGGAGATGCAACTCGGCGGGACCACGTACTCCTCCGAGTGGTTCCAGTACTGCGGCGTCGAGTCGTACGAGGGTCTCAGCCCGTCCTACGAGAGCGACAACTACTTCCTCTCGGACTCCGCACCGCCGTACTCCTGGCAGCAGGAGTCCAAATCCGAGGGCGACCAGATCAACATCAGCGACTTCGAGGACTACGAGTCGTGGGGTAACGGTATCGGACAGGCCGGTATCGGGAAACCGGCCTCCGCGACGTGGCGCTCTGAGGACGCCGAGGACGTCATTCCGGTGCAGATGATCCGGAGTACGCGCATCGAAGAGGCCGCACAGAACAACCAGTGGCTACAGGCGAGTACCTCTCAGGGCGTCATCGCTTGGCTCAACAAGTGCACGCACTTCTGTTGTGTCCCCGGCTACAAGACGACCGGGTCGTCCGCGACGTTCGGCGGCGCGGACGCGGTGTACTGTCAGTGTCACCAGTCGGTGTACGACCCGTTCAGCGTCGTCGAGACGCTGTTCGTCGCCCGCCCGCGGCCCGAGTAA